A window from Toxoplasma gondii ME49 chromosome IX, whole genome shotgun sequence encodes these proteins:
- a CDS encoding Pep3/Vps18/deep orange family protein (encoded by transcript TGME49_289730) translates to MARVSEALSFSSLSFPALSAPEIEESGPSFVPRVLRINNEASLKGRGGIVSVAAGSRCLYIACLNGDLLRWYPDENEGTRIEFQAPRATDRLEIRRVFLDEKGMHCLVAMANGDNYYVHYSSSQARFLTRLQDHFVESVAWNRNTTESSTRDFIIGTRHGVLLECLIEGGKDRHVRPLFEFPKRTPVLDVHVETAPLPGGGHRQLLLVAIPRHLYLFVGNPTLSAVFQNLSSSDLKTFLAFEVPQESPQAGPVLQLLKKKGSVDVLVFWTTGIGIVSSTLCLSSSSADGASSPLPPARAFFSSESPVVISFPFPSLQEDTSFFGGSEGGAESERDRRGKGARDDDDALFPSSPGGPPPLSVTVTDFHVLLLYDDRLVALSRITHEKVVELPLSGVKYGTVRRLLQDRFDQSVFLYTDAFVCQLVISKESAQAWRLYLQQGKFAVALSHCATAAQRERVLVSQATWHVGRGRFVEAAELLAQTRSVPFEDICLFFLAHSQPLALRSFFLSRYKQLANAVGAGPEMPFRTPGGAQPLNGEGAGHLRPSAASPTPQQVMLFVWTVELFLHELAQLDSALSCRLRRDRNLGRDETSAAPASEEETREEEERERAVELLRKRQRETEEELRRLLAEFRGVDEVQATVYTLLQAHGRFEHLHFFAELCGDFESVVIHYLTRQDYATVIEKLAQMSDLPLRDALLYRLAPLLFRHEPRAFTALCCAPAFSHIDSARLIPALLHCRGTKQQKENAEAEEERGGERGEKTGEKKTKGEERRECAIHLLTHFARQATNCRDASVLGISGGSPSEVPGSFARRPTAAAPRLQNSQNASFSTSQKGREIQGSWKGSTGLWNALIVLKAESGDEEDLLRLLAAQKPGHLPFDPQFALRFCLENKRERSAVLLYGLLGLHKEAVEKALSTNDMTLGQHAANAPTDPAQRQRLWLRLAQHAAVHEDVPALVALVRQSGNLLKIQDVLPYISDSTVIDSLKEDICASLDAYEQRIASRYQEMETHKEAISALKEELKTVNQRCVVVEVDQSCDVCCEPIFTERFYAFGCGHCFHASCCQRLRVPAMDVDTLAEFERRIVDLDRAMERGAPAEDLEQLESAVDDILAGECSICGTPMIRSIALPFIGAGESLEEINSWNIVEDPSDLQDEDGES, encoded by the exons ATGGCGCGTGTCTCTGAGGCCttgagtttttcttctctctcttttcctgctctctctgcgccggAAATCGAGGAAAGTGGGCCTTCCTTCGTTCCGCGAGTTCTGCGAATCAACAACGAAGCCTCGCTGAAGGGACGCGGCGGCATCGTGTCAGTCGCCGCGGGCagcaggtgtctgtacattGCGTGCTTGAACGGAGACCTTCTTCGCTGGTATCCCGACGAGAATGAGGGCACTCGCATAGAGTTCCAGGCCCCCAGAGCCACAG atCGGCTCGAGATTCGCCGGGTGTTTCTCGACGAGAAAGGCATGCACTGTCTGGTGGCGATGGCGAATGGAGACAATTATTACGTGCACTACAGCAGCAGCCAGGCGCGATTCCTAACCCGCTTGCAGGATCACTTTGTTGAGAGTGTCGCGTGGAACAGAAACACAACAGAGTCGTCCACTCGCGACTTCATTATCG GAACGCGGCACGGAGTCTTGCTGGAGTGTCTGATTGAGGGCGGCAAGGATCGGCACGTCCGACCGCTTTTTGAATTCCCCAAAAGGACCCCTGTACTGGATGTACACGTGGAGACCGCTCCTTTGCCAGGG GGGGGACATCGGCAACTGCTTTTGGTGGCGATCCCGAGGCACCTGTACCTCTTTGTGGGGAATCCGACGCTCTCTGCAGTATTTCAGAatctttcttcgtcggaTCTTAAAACTTTCTTGGCATTTGAAGTGCCCCAAGAAAGTCCACAAGCAGGCCCCGTGCTCcagctgctgaagaagaaaggcagcgTGGACGTGCTCGTTTTCTGGACCACGGG caTCGGCATCGTTTCTTCcactctctgcctctcttcttcctctgccgaTGGCGCTTCGTCGCCGCTGCCCCCTGCGCgtgccttcttttcttctgaatCGCCCGTCGTcatctcctttccttttccctctctgcaAGAAGACACTTCTTTTTTCGGAGGCTCTGagggaggagcagagagtgaaagagacagaagaggcaagGGGGccagagacgacgacgacgcgTTGTTCCCCTCCAGCCCTGGAGGTCCTCCTCCCCTTTCTGTGACGGTCACAGATTTTCATGTTCTGTTGCTCTACGACGACAGGCTCGTTGCTCTCTCAAGAATCACACATGAGAAG GTTGTGGAGCTTCCACTTTCGGGTGTGAAGTACGGCACagttcgtcgtcttctgcagGACCGTTTCGACcaatctgtttttctctaCACGGACGCCTTCGTCTGTCAACTTGTCATCTCAAAAGAGTCTGCGCAGGCCTGGCGGCTGTACCTTCAGCAGG GCAAGTTCGCGGTGGCTCTTTCACACTGCGCGACGGCGGCGCAGCGGGAGCGAGTGCTGGTCTCCCAAGCAACGTGGCATGTTGGTCGCGGGAGATTTGTAGAAGCTGCTGAGTTGCTCGCGCAGACCCGGTCGGTGCCTTTCGAAGACATttgcctctttttcctcgcccACTCCCAGCCACTCGCTCTCCGCAGTTTCTTCCTCAGTCGATACAAGCAGCTCGCGAACGCCGTCGGCGCCGGACCCGAGATGCCCTTCCGAACTCCTGGCGGCGCACAGCCTCTCAACGG CGAAGGCGCAGGCCACTTGCGcccgtctgctgcttctccgacCCCTCAGCAAGTGATGCTGTTTGTGTGGACTGTGGAGCTGTTTCTCCACGAACTGGCGCAGCTCGACTCGGCGTTGTCGTGCAGACTGAGGCGCGACCGAAATCtaggaagagacgagacgagCGCTGCACCggcaagcgaagaagagacgcgcgaggaagaggaaagagagagagccgtGGAGCTGCTGCGCAAGAGACaacgagaaacggaagaagaacttCGGCGACTGCTCGCAGAGTTCCGGGGCGTCGATGAAGTCCAG GCTACGGTATACACGCTACTGCAGGCTCACGGCCGATTCGAGCATCTCCACTTTTTTGCTGAACTCTGTGGGGACTTCGAGAGCGTCGTCATTCACTACCTGACGCGCCAGGACTACGCAACTGTCATTG AGAAACTGGCACAGATGAGCGATCTGCCGCTCCGAGATGCTCTTCTCTACCGCTTGGcacctctcctctttcgccaTGAGCCTCGAGCGTTCACAGCTCTTTGCTGCGCGCCCGCCTTCTCGCACATCGACTCGGCGCGACTCATCCCTGCTCTGCTGCACTGTCGAGGAACGAaacagcagaaagaaaacgcagaagcagaagaagagaggggaggcgagagaggcgagaagacaggagagaagaagacaaagggagaagagcgtcGCGAGTGCGCCATTCACCTCCTCACCCATTTCGCTCGACAAGCGACGAACTGCCGAGACGCCTCAG TTTTGGGGATCTCCGGTGGCTCTCCGAGTGAGGTGCCGGGATCCTTTGCTCGTCGACCCACAGCGGCTGCACCTCGTTTGCAGAACTCGCAGAACGCGTCTTTTTCGACTTCtcagaaaggcagagaaatcCAAGGAAGTTGGAAGGGCTCGACGGGTCTCTGGAACGCCCTGATTGTGCTCAAGGCCGAgtctggagacgaagaagatctcctgcgcctcctcgctgccCAGAAA cctGGACACCTTCCCTTCGACCCTCAGTTCGCGTTGCGCTTCTGCCTCGAGAATAAACGCGAGAGATCTGCGGTGCTGCTCTACGGACTCCTCGGTCTCCACAAG GAGGCCGTGGAAAAAGCTCTGTCGACAAACGACATGACTCTCGGTCAACATGCAGCCAACGCCCCGACAGATCCTGCACAACGACAGCGACTCTGGTTGCGTCTTGCTCAACACGCA GCTGTCCACGAAGACGTACCGGCCCTCGTAGCTCTCGTCAGACAGTCAGGAAATCTGCTGAAGATTCAA GATGTCCTTCCGTACATTTCGGACTCGACAGTCATCGATTCGTTGAAGGAAGACATTTGCGCGTCGCTGGACGCATACGAGCAACGCATAGCGTCCAGATACCAAGAAATGGAAACACACAAAGAAGCGATTTCTGCTCTCAAAGAAGAGTTGAAAACTGTGAATCAACG GTGCGTTGTTGTAGAAGTCGACCAGAGCTGCGACGTCTGTTGCGAACCGATCTTCACTGAGAGATTCTACGCGTTCGGTTGTGGCCACTGCTTCCACGCCTCTTGCTGTCAGCGTCTTCGCGTCCCTGCCATGG ATGTGGACACCCTCGCTGAATTCGAACGGCGCATCGTCGACCTCGATCGAGCTATGGAACGAGGTGCGCCTGCAGAAGATTTGGAGCAACTTGAAAG CGCTGTCGACGATATTCTGGCTGGCGAGTGCTCGATATGCGGGACTCCGATGATTCGATCGATTGCTCTCCCATTCATTGGAGCAGGAGAAAGTCTGGAGGAAATCAACAGTTGGAACATTGTCGAAGATCCGAGTGACCTTCAGGATGAAGATGGGGAAAGCTAA
- a CDS encoding hypothetical protein (encoded by transcript TGME49_289720): MDASAVQPHLVTRHVKIVDQVAQNSESAPFLSSSFRVYVHSRAFGFFRIIRRHLPSGIRILQCRFHNAGSIILQGERFCWYVVSV; the protein is encoded by the coding sequence ATGGATGCTTCTGCGGTGCAGCCACACCTTGTCACTCGACACGTTAAGATTGTAGACCAGGTGGCGCAGAACTCCGAAAGCGCACCGTTCCTTAGTAGCTCAtttcgggtgtacgtacactcgcGCGCGTTCGGATTCTTTCGAATCATCAGGCGGCACCTTCCCTCCGGTATTCGCATCCTCCAGTGTCGATTCCACAATGCAGGCTCTATTATTCTGCAGGGAGAACGCTTCTGTTGGTACGTTGTGTCGGTTTGA